The sequence GGCGGTCTCGGCCGCCTCCTCCGCCCGCACGGCCCGGGCGCGCAGCTTGCGGAGCTCCTTCTCCGACGCGGCGGTCGACTCGCGCGCGGCGGCGAGCTCGCGATCGGTCTCCGCCGCGACCGCGTGGGCGCGCTCCTCCGCGGCCCGGAAGCGGGTGCGCGCGTCGTGCAGCTTGCGGCGCAGGTCCGCGACCTCGGCCTTGGTCTCGCGCAGCTCGGTGCGCAGCTTGGCCAGCTCGGCGCCGCGGGCGTCGCGGGTCGCGGCCAGCTCGGCCTTCAGCGCGGCGATGCGGCGCTCGGCCTCCTGCTCCTCCGACGCGGTCGCCGAGCGCGTCAGCTCCTCGCGCGCGGACTCCACCAGCCCGGTCCAGCCCGCGGGGCGCAGCAGGTAGGCCAGCACCGCGACGCGCACCGGGTCGGCCGCGGGCGGCACCTCCCCGCCCTCGACCGCCTCCACCAGGTCGGCCTGCGCCTCCCGGAGCGGCACGGCGACCCGGCGCCGGAACTCCCCGTCCTTCTCCAGCACCGCCGCGATGTGCTGGCCCGCGAGCCTGGCGCGCTTGCGGCGCTCGAACCGCGCGAACCGGCGCAGCGGCACGGGGACCTCGTCGGAGGGCAGCGACCCGATCAGCTCGGCGGCGACCTCCACCACGCCCTGCCGAACGGCCTCGGGCAGCGGGCGGGTCGGCTTCTCCGCGGGCTCCCCGTCGCCGGGGGTCGCTTCGGGACCGCTGTCGATGATCCCGCTCCTTCCGGGCTGCGCCGCCGGTGGGCTGTGTGTTCCCGAGCGCGCCCCGCCCTAACCAGGGCGAACGTGCGATCGGACGGATCGCGCCCGGCCCTCGGCGGGATGCCTCCCGCCCGTCCTCGCGGCCCCCGCCCGGCGGGACGTCCCGGCGCCCCCCAACCCTAGCGGCACGAAGTTCTGTCGGTGGGGTCCTCTACGGTCGCGCACATGACGGCTGCGCACGGTGTCCAAGGGCGCGGAGTCCCGGGGCGCGGAGCCCAGGGGCACGGCGTCCAGGGCACCCTGGACGACCTCGGCACCCCCCTCCGCGACGTCACTTTCGTGGTGGTCGACCTGGAGACCACCGGCGGCTCGGCGGCCGACTCGGCCATCACCGAGATCGGTGCGGTGAAGGTGCGCGGCGGAGAGGAGCTCGGCGAGCTCGGCACGCTGGTCGATCCGGGCGGTCCCGTCCCGCCGTTCATCACCGCGCTGACCGGCATCACCACGGCGATGGTGACGGCCGCGCCGCGGATCGAGTCGGTGCTGCCGGCGTTCCTGGAGTTCGCGCGCGGCTGCGTCCTCGTCGCGCACAACGCCTCGTTCGACATCGGCTTCCTCAAGGCCGCGTGCGCCGCGAACGGCTACGCCTGGCCCGCGTTCGCGGTCGTCGACACCGTCGACCTGGCGCGGCGCGTGCTCTCCCGCGACGAGGTGCCCAACTGCAAGCTCGGCACGCTGGCCCGCTTCTTCCGGACGTCCAACGAGCCCACGCACCGGGCCCTCGCCGACGCCCGCGCCACCGTGGAGGTGCTGCACGGCCTGATCGAGCGGCTCGGCTCGTTCGGCGTCACCTCGCTGGAGGAGATGCGGGGCTTCGCCAAGGCGCCCACCCCCGAGCAGCGCCGCAAGCGGCACCTCGCCGACGACGTCCCCTCCACCCCCGGCGTCTACCTGTTCGAGGACCACGCCGGCGAGGTCCTGTACGTGGGCAAGAGCGGCGACCTGCGCTCGCGCGTGCGCAGCTACTTCACCGGCTCGGAGACGCGCCGGCGCGTCCGGGAGATGGTCGGCCTCGCCGAGAACGTCCGCACCATCGTGTGCGCCACGGGGCTGGAGGCCGAGGTCCGCGAGCTGCGGCTGATCGCCGAGCACAAGCCGCGCTACAACCGCCGCTCCAAGTTCCCCGAGCGGGCGATCTGGCTGAAGCTGACCGTGGAGCCGTTCCCGCGGCTGTCCATCGTGCGGGAGTGCCGCGCCGACGGCGCCCGCTACCTCGGGCCGATCTCCTCGCGGCGGCAGGCCGAGGAGGCCCGCGCCGCGCTCCACGAGGCCGTGCCGCTGCGGCAGTGCACCCAGCGGCTGACGCTCCGCCTGGTGGAACGCGGCAAGGCGCGTTCGTGCGCCCTCGCCGAGCTCGGCCGGTGCGGCTCGCCCTGCGACGGCCGCGAGTCCGCCGACGCCTACGCCGTCCACACCGGGACGGCCCGCTCCATCATGGAGGGCGACGTGCGGCCCGTCGTGGCCGCCGCGCAGGTCCGCATCGACCGGCTGGCCTCCGAGCTGCGCTACGAGGAGGCCGCCGCCCAGCGCGACCGGCTCGCCGCGTTCGTCCGGGCCGCCGCGCGCGGGCAGCGGCTCGCGGCACTGGCCCGGCTGCCCCAGCTCGTGGCCGCCCGCCCCGCGTTCGACGGCGGCTGGGAGCTGTCGGTCGTGCGCTACGGCCGGCTCGCCGCCGCCGGCACCGTCCCGCCGAACGCCCGGCCCCGCCCCTACGTCGACGCGCTCGTCGCGACCGCCGAGACGGTGTTCCCGCCCTCCGGGGAGGCGCCCGGCGGCGTCGCGCTCGGCGCGCCCCCCTCGCAGGGCGCGACCGCCGAGGAGATGGAGTGCGTCCTGCGCTGGCTCGACCTGCCCGGCGTGCGCCTGGTCGAGGTCGACGGCCCGTGGACGTGCCCGCTGCACGGCGCCGAGGGGCTGCGCGAGTGGATCGACAAGGCCTACGACCGGAGCTACGAGCGGCCCGAGGGGGCCCGGCACGGGCCCCGCCGCCCACTAAGGTGACGGTGTACACCCGGCAACCGGAGGACGACCCCGCATGGCACTGCCTCTCTACGACAGTCAGCCTGCGCGGCGCGTTCCCTGGGTGACCTACCTGCTGATCGCCGTCAACGTGGTGGTCTTCCTCCTCACCCCGATGTCGAACTTCGCCGCCTGGTACGGCAACGGCTCGGTCCGCGAGTGCAAGGCGACGCACTTCACGTTCGAGTACGGCGCCGTGCCGAAGGAGCTGACCACCGGCGACCAGCAGCCGCTGCCGACCGAGGTCGTGCACGACTGCGGGCCCGCGGGCTTCCGCAAGGCGCCCTGGACGACGGCGTTCACCTCGATGTTCCTGCACTCCAGCGCCCTGCACCTGCTCGGCAACCTGGTCTTCCTGTTCGTCGTCGGCATGGGGGTGGAGGACCGGCTCGGCCGGTGGCGCTACCTGCTCGCCTACCTGGCGTTCGGGCT is a genomic window of Actinomadura citrea containing:
- a CDS encoding NYN domain-containing protein produces the protein MVEVAAELIGSLPSDEVPVPLRRFARFERRKRARLAGQHIAAVLEKDGEFRRRVAVPLREAQADLVEAVEGGEVPPAADPVRVAVLAYLLRPAGWTGLVESAREELTRSATASEEQEAERRIAALKAELAATRDARGAELAKLRTELRETKAEVADLRRKLHDARTRFRAAEERAHAVAAETDRELAAARESTAASEKELRKLRARAVRAEEAAETAKRAAREGRNVDDVRLRMLLDALVDAAQGVRRELALPSTIGRPADAVGGLEPDRLAHRALPGRALSDSDPQLLDRLLTLPQVHLVVDGYNVTKTGYGELPLADQRSRLLSGLGGLAAQTRAEVTCVFDGAELDAPVAIAAPRGVRVLFSRPGQTADELIGELVRAEPPGRSVVVVSSDREVADAARRASARPCPSSLLLRRLGRS
- a CDS encoding rhomboid family intramembrane serine protease; this encodes MALPLYDSQPARRVPWVTYLLIAVNVVVFLLTPMSNFAAWYGNGSVRECKATHFTFEYGAVPKELTTGDQQPLPTEVVHDCGPAGFRKAPWTTAFTSMFLHSSALHLLGNLVFLFVVGMGVEDRLGRWRYLLAYLAFGLVAVYGFAWTSPGSTVPLIGASGAIAGVMGAYVILNPRGRVVSWVPPVIVIRLPVWVVLGYWFVLQWLSLGDEKSNVAYTAHIYGFVAGVVFALLARRAGPAHRLAALSRG
- a CDS encoding DEDD exonuclease domain-containing protein, producing MTAAHGVQGRGVPGRGAQGHGVQGTLDDLGTPLRDVTFVVVDLETTGGSAADSAITEIGAVKVRGGEELGELGTLVDPGGPVPPFITALTGITTAMVTAAPRIESVLPAFLEFARGCVLVAHNASFDIGFLKAACAANGYAWPAFAVVDTVDLARRVLSRDEVPNCKLGTLARFFRTSNEPTHRALADARATVEVLHGLIERLGSFGVTSLEEMRGFAKAPTPEQRRKRHLADDVPSTPGVYLFEDHAGEVLYVGKSGDLRSRVRSYFTGSETRRRVREMVGLAENVRTIVCATGLEAEVRELRLIAEHKPRYNRRSKFPERAIWLKLTVEPFPRLSIVRECRADGARYLGPISSRRQAEEARAALHEAVPLRQCTQRLTLRLVERGKARSCALAELGRCGSPCDGRESADAYAVHTGTARSIMEGDVRPVVAAAQVRIDRLASELRYEEAAAQRDRLAAFVRAAARGQRLAALARLPQLVAARPAFDGGWELSVVRYGRLAAAGTVPPNARPRPYVDALVATAETVFPPSGEAPGGVALGAPPSQGATAEEMECVLRWLDLPGVRLVEVDGPWTCPLHGAEGLREWIDKAYDRSYERPEGARHGPRRPLR